A window from Sinanaerobacter sp. ZZT-01 encodes these proteins:
- the ablA gene encoding lysine 2,3-aminomutase, with amino-acid sequence MAERRHFRDIELWKDVTDEQWNDWKWQVANRITTVEDLKKVINLTDAEEKDITEVANNFRLGITPYYASLMDVDDPRCPVRMQAVPVIAENHRSDADMLDPLHEDEDSPAPGLTHRYPDRVLLLITDQCSMYCRHCTRRRLAGETDGARSIEDIDKCIEYVRKTPQVRDVLLSGGDCLLVDDDVLEYIIKKLREIPHVEIVRLGSRTPVVMPMRITDSLVNMLKKYHPIWLNTHFNHKKEMTEEAETAVAKLADAGIPLGNQSVLLRGVNDCQHIMRELVHVLVKNRVRPYYIYQCDLSLGIEHFRTPVSKGIEIIEGLRGHTSGYAVPTFVVDAPGGGGKTPVMPQYVISQSPEKVILRNYEGVITTYTEPTELPKIECTCDYCTGKKHYEYEGVAGLLRGQRLAMEPQDLLRHKRNK; translated from the coding sequence ATGGCAGAGAGAAGACATTTCAGAGACATTGAGCTTTGGAAAGATGTTACTGACGAACAGTGGAATGATTGGAAGTGGCAGGTTGCGAACAGAATTACAACCGTAGAAGATTTAAAGAAAGTAATTAATTTAACAGACGCTGAAGAAAAAGACATTACAGAAGTTGCAAATAATTTTCGTTTGGGAATCACGCCTTACTATGCATCCTTAATGGATGTGGATGATCCAAGATGCCCAGTAAGAATGCAGGCTGTACCTGTAATCGCTGAAAACCACAGAAGCGATGCGGATATGCTTGACCCTCTTCATGAGGATGAAGATTCCCCGGCTCCTGGTCTAACCCATAGATATCCGGATAGAGTTCTTCTTTTAATCACAGACCAGTGCTCTATGTATTGCAGACACTGCACAAGAAGAAGATTAGCAGGAGAAACAGACGGTGCTAGAAGCATCGAAGATATTGACAAATGTATTGAATACGTTAGAAAGACCCCTCAAGTAAGAGACGTACTTCTTTCCGGTGGAGATTGTCTATTGGTTGATGATGACGTATTGGAATACATCATTAAGAAGTTGAGAGAAATCCCTCATGTAGAGATCGTAAGATTGGGTTCTAGAACACCGGTTGTAATGCCTATGCGTATTACAGATAGCTTGGTAAATATGCTTAAGAAATACCATCCAATCTGGCTGAACACTCACTTTAACCATAAGAAGGAAATGACAGAAGAAGCAGAGACTGCAGTTGCTAAGCTGGCAGATGCAGGTATTCCTCTTGGAAACCAGTCTGTATTACTTCGCGGAGTAAATGATTGTCAGCACATCATGAGAGAATTAGTTCATGTATTGGTTAAGAATAGAGTAAGACCTTACTACATCTATCAGTGTGACCTGTCTCTGGGAATTGAGCATTTCAGAACGCCAGTTTCTAAGGGAATTGAAATCATTGAAGGACTTCGCGGCCATACTTCCGGTTACGCAGTACCTACATTTGTAGTAGATGCTCCAGGAGGCGGCGGAAAGACTCCGGTTATGCCTCAGTATGTAATTTCTCAATCTCCAGAAAAGGTAATTTTGAGAAACTATGAAGGTGTAATTACTACTTATACCGAACCGACAGAGCTTCCTAAGATTGAATGTACTTGTGATTATTGCACAGGAAAGAAACATTATGAATATGAAGGCGTTGCCGGCTTGCTGAGAGGACAGAGATTAGCAATGGAGCCGCAGGATCTTCTTCGTCATAAGAGAAATAAATAG
- a CDS encoding zinc-binding dehydrogenase, translating to MQKKGCPYGTHRVISPKGVLPQPAEKIDNNMEIYDNEVLINVHTLNIDSASFTQIERQAEGNIEEIKKIMLGHVEKQGKHKNPVTGSGGMLIGTVEEIGDNYKGDLKVGDKIATLVSLSLTPLVIDEILAVRPDIDQVDIKGHAILFQSGIYAVLPEDMPETLALSVLDVAGAPAQAAKLVKPGDTVVVIGGGGKSGLLCLYEAKKRAGINGNVICIGGSPKSTKRAEDLGLADHYFAADATDAITIYNKIMELTDGELADIVINCVNIENTEMASILACKDDGLVYFFSMATSFTKAALGAEGVGKDVNMIIGNGYCKGHANVALQVLRESEPLRKLFQEMYA from the coding sequence ATGCAAAAAAAAGGATGCCCTTATGGCACACACAGAGTAATCTCCCCAAAAGGTGTTTTGCCGCAACCAGCTGAAAAGATTGACAACAATATGGAGATCTATGACAATGAAGTATTGATTAACGTTCATACTTTGAACATTGACTCAGCTTCTTTTACACAGATCGAAAGACAGGCGGAAGGAAACATCGAAGAAATCAAAAAAATTATGCTTGGCCATGTTGAAAAGCAAGGTAAACATAAGAACCCGGTAACCGGTTCTGGCGGTATGTTGATTGGTACTGTTGAGGAAATCGGCGATAATTACAAAGGTGATTTAAAAGTTGGCGATAAAATCGCTACATTAGTATCCCTTTCCTTGACCCCATTAGTAATTGATGAAATTCTTGCAGTAAGACCTGACATTGACCAAGTTGATATCAAGGGACATGCGATCTTATTCCAAAGTGGTATCTATGCAGTTCTTCCGGAAGATATGCCAGAAACATTAGCTCTCTCCGTATTAGACGTAGCAGGTGCTCCGGCTCAAGCAGCTAAGCTTGTAAAACCAGGAGACACGGTAGTCGTAATCGGCGGAGGTGGAAAATCCGGCCTTCTATGCTTGTATGAAGCAAAGAAGAGAGCTGGAATTAATGGAAATGTTATCTGTATTGGCGGATCTCCTAAATCCACAAAGAGAGCAGAAGATTTGGGTCTGGCGGATCATTATTTTGCAGCAGATGCAACCGATGCAATCACAATCTACAACAAAATTATGGAGTTGACAGATGGTGAGTTAGCTGATATTGTTATCAACTGCGTAAACATTGAGAATACAGAAATGGCATCGATCCTTGCTTGTAAGGATGACGGACTTGTATATTTCTTCTCTATGGCTACCAGCTTTACAAAAGCAGCATTGGGTGCAGAAGGCGTAGGTAAAGATGTAAACATGATTATTGGTAATGGATATTGCAAGGGACATGCAAATGTAGCTCTGCAAGTTCTTAGAGAGAGTGAACCTCTAAGAAAGCTTTTCCAAGAAATGTATGCATAG
- a CDS encoding sigma-54 dependent transcriptional regulator — protein sequence MRNIYGINRVMEPNHVLPTSAWRINNDRDIYPNELRINVQKIHIESTSFRQICIECNNNMERIKERILHIVEKRGKLHNPVTDTGGVIFGTVEEIGEEYENTKGLKVGDEIICNASLAGIPLFLTHISKVDMAYTQVDAGGYAILFNKVPVVKKPEDLPINLMLYTFDESGTLYSAYKSAKNKKRCLVVGNSLLTNLLFGRAIRKSAGDDAEIICLFDNNTDIGIRGKELKDILEKTFSEVHYVNILKPVESLEKLDVGLFDVSVNCADIPGAETINILSTKPGGTVYFANLINNYNIALYITEAISREIQIKCADGYEEEYAEFDIELMRDIAPYVANSKLDSYKIVDNIAYSLRKNKYGYEQTVYQKTLLDDFICNSSAMATVVDEILSVAKYDCNVLITGDTGVGKERVASLIQKNSNRNMQPYIKINCASIADNLIESEFFGYEKGAFTGANAGGKKGYFELGDNGIIFLDEVGELPMDLQAKLLRAIQDGEFYRVGGTVPIKTNVRIVSATNRDLEQLIEEKRFRKDLYYRLNVFPIRVPNLDERKAEIPNLVQHFFRKYNAKFGTVRTITPDALEYLQGCSWPGNIRELENVVQRLLISARNENISVFDVTKELHSDLYSSVNIDFNQEEFDTNKELTLDTMVNNFERSIMQFAYEKYGSSRKAAKALGISQTQFIRKKNKYNICLPEREE from the coding sequence ATGCGTAATATTTATGGAATAAATCGTGTCATGGAACCAAACCACGTTTTGCCTACCTCAGCATGGAGGATTAATAACGATAGAGATATATATCCAAATGAACTGCGAATTAATGTACAGAAAATTCATATAGAAAGCACCAGCTTCCGTCAAATTTGTATTGAATGCAACAATAATATGGAGAGGATAAAAGAAAGGATTCTGCATATTGTTGAAAAACGCGGTAAGCTGCATAATCCGGTGACAGATACCGGGGGAGTTATCTTTGGAACGGTCGAAGAAATCGGTGAGGAGTATGAAAATACAAAAGGGTTAAAAGTAGGGGATGAAATCATCTGCAATGCATCGCTGGCAGGGATTCCGCTGTTTTTAACGCACATTTCAAAAGTCGACATGGCATATACACAAGTGGATGCAGGCGGATATGCAATTTTATTCAATAAAGTTCCGGTGGTAAAAAAACCAGAAGATCTGCCCATTAATCTGATGCTCTATACGTTTGATGAGTCTGGAACTCTATATTCCGCTTATAAAAGTGCGAAAAATAAAAAACGCTGCCTTGTAGTAGGAAACAGCTTGCTGACCAATTTGCTCTTTGGAAGAGCAATTCGAAAATCAGCAGGTGACGATGCAGAAATTATCTGTCTTTTTGATAATAACACAGACATCGGAATAAGAGGGAAGGAACTAAAAGATATCTTGGAGAAGACCTTTTCGGAGGTTCACTATGTAAACATTTTAAAGCCAGTTGAGAGCTTGGAGAAACTGGATGTTGGATTGTTTGATGTCAGCGTAAACTGTGCGGATATACCAGGTGCAGAAACGATAAACATTTTATCGACCAAGCCGGGAGGAACCGTTTACTTTGCAAATTTGATTAACAATTACAACATTGCCTTATATATAACAGAGGCTATTTCCCGGGAAATCCAGATAAAATGTGCAGACGGATATGAAGAAGAGTACGCTGAATTTGATATTGAACTCATGCGTGATATTGCGCCGTATGTTGCAAATTCAAAGCTGGATTCTTATAAAATTGTCGATAACATAGCTTATTCGCTGCGTAAAAACAAATACGGATATGAGCAAACTGTCTATCAGAAGACTCTATTAGATGATTTTATCTGCAACAGCAGTGCGATGGCAACCGTTGTCGATGAAATTCTCAGCGTGGCAAAATATGATTGCAATGTGCTGATTACAGGAGATACTGGAGTTGGTAAGGAAAGAGTTGCAAGTTTAATTCAGAAAAACAGCAATCGAAATATGCAGCCATACATCAAAATCAACTGTGCTTCCATTGCGGATAATTTAATCGAATCCGAATTCTTCGGCTATGAAAAAGGAGCATTTACCGGTGCGAATGCCGGAGGAAAGAAAGGGTATTTTGAGTTAGGAGACAATGGAATTATTTTTTTGGATGAGGTTGGCGAATTGCCGATGGATTTGCAGGCAAAACTGCTGCGTGCAATTCAGGACGGAGAATTTTATCGAGTGGGCGGAACGGTACCGATTAAAACGAATGTCCGCATAGTTTCTGCAACAAATCGAGATTTGGAACAGTTGATTGAAGAAAAAAGATTTCGAAAAGATTTGTATTACCGTCTCAATGTGTTTCCGATTCGCGTACCGAATTTAGATGAAAGAAAAGCAGAAATTCCAAACCTTGTTCAGCATTTTTTCAGAAAATACAATGCGAAATTCGGAACAGTGCGGACGATTACGCCAGATGCTTTAGAATATTTGCAGGGCTGTAGCTGGCCTGGCAATATACGAGAATTAGAAAATGTCGTGCAAAGACTTTTGATTTCTGCTAGGAATGAAAATATTTCAGTATTTGATGTCACAAAAGAACTGCATTCCGATTTGTACAGCTCTGTTAACATTGACTTTAATCAAGAAGAGTTTGATACAAATAAAGAGTTGACACTGGACACGATGGTTAATAATTTCGAGCGGAGCATTATGCAGTTTGCTTACGAAAAATACGGATCATCAAGGAAAGCAGCAAAAGCGCTCGGTATTAGCCAAACACAATTCATTAGAAAGAAAAATAAATATAATATTTGCTTGCCGGAGCGGGAAGAATAA
- a CDS encoding hotdog domain-containing protein, whose product MTSTIRLRMSHKDAHYGGSLVDGAHMVHLFGDVATELLIKADGDEGLFLRYDEVEFLAPTYAGDYIEAYGEITKLGNTSRKMEFVAKKVVAARPDISPSAADFLEEPIVVCRAKGVCVTPKESKRK is encoded by the coding sequence ATCACCTCAACAATTCGTTTAAGAATGTCTCACAAAGACGCACACTATGGCGGCAGCCTAGTTGATGGCGCTCACATGGTTCACTTGTTTGGAGACGTTGCTACTGAGCTTTTAATTAAGGCAGATGGAGACGAAGGCTTATTTTTAAGATACGATGAAGTTGAATTTTTAGCTCCAACTTATGCTGGAGATTACATTGAAGCTTATGGAGAAATCACTAAATTAGGCAATACTTCCAGAAAAATGGAATTTGTTGCAAAGAAAGTCGTTGCTGCAAGACCGGACATCAGTCCTTCTGCTGCTGATTTTTTAGAAGAGCCTATCGTTGTTTGCAGAGCAAAAGGCGTTTGTGTCACTCCAAAAGAATCCAAGAGAAAATAA
- a CDS encoding pseudouridine synthase: MRLNKYIAQSGIASRRKADELTIAGNVKINGTVMRKPGYDVVEGDIVEVSGRKIEPVKKLIYLMLNKPKGFVTTVSDEDGRATVLDLLTDVSERIFPIGRLDYNTSGLLLLTNDGDLAYRLTHPKHKIYKTYRARVNGIISDARLAQLRNGVDIGGFVTSQAKVKVLKGTAHTSLVEIQIYEGKNRQVRKMFASVGNKVIDLERVAMGELYLGRLKEGHYRKLTQEEINYLKNC, from the coding sequence ATGAGATTAAACAAGTACATTGCTCAATCGGGGATTGCATCTCGAAGAAAAGCAGACGAACTGACCATAGCTGGAAATGTAAAAATAAATGGTACTGTTATGAGAAAACCGGGATATGACGTGGTTGAGGGTGACATCGTTGAGGTTTCAGGACGAAAGATTGAGCCTGTTAAAAAATTAATATATCTTATGCTGAATAAACCCAAAGGTTTTGTTACTACTGTTTCCGATGAAGACGGAAGGGCAACAGTTTTGGATTTGCTAACAGATGTTTCCGAACGCATTTTTCCGATTGGTCGTTTGGATTATAATACATCCGGTTTATTGTTACTGACTAATGATGGAGATTTGGCATATCGTCTGACACATCCAAAACATAAAATTTATAAGACCTATCGAGCCAGAGTCAATGGCATTATATCAGATGCGAGGCTTGCACAGCTCAGAAATGGAGTGGATATTGGCGGATTCGTAACGTCACAGGCGAAAGTGAAGGTACTAAAAGGAACAGCACATACCAGTCTGGTAGAAATTCAGATCTACGAAGGAAAAAATCGTCAGGTTCGCAAAATGTTTGCAAGTGTAGGAAATAAAGTGATTGATTTGGAACGAGTGGCAATGGGAGAGCTTTATTTGGGAAGATTGAAAGAAGGACATTATCGGAAGCTGACACAAGAAGAAATTAATTATTTGAAGAATTGCTGA
- a CDS encoding FAD-dependent oxidoreductase, with protein MNRVIVIGGGWSGCAASLAAKKAGADVVLVEKTDLLLGLGNVGGIMRNNGRYTAAEENIALGAGELFAITDALSRHKNVDFPGHRHASLYDVIKVEPHVRRFLEEQGIEIHTIARAIDVELQASSAGSSAQEQKKCLKSITLADGTILEGDFFVECTGSTGPMGNCLTYGNGCCMCILRCPSFGPRVSITQKAGLNDIMGQRKDGAFGAFSGSGKLEKESLSSEIQRELNEKGVAIIPLPPEQITKEKLDLKVCQQYALEEFADNIVLLDTGYAKIMTPFFPLEKLRRVPGMENARYIDPYAGGKGNSIRYLSVAERENNMMVDGIENLLCGGEKSGLFVGHTEAITTGTLAGYNAARLIKGMRPLELPPQLALGDIISYANEKIKTKDGLMKRYTFAGAEYFERMKEKGLYTTDKKTIQKRAKKYDLANIYKEKIL; from the coding sequence TTGAATAGAGTGATTGTAATTGGCGGAGGCTGGTCCGGGTGTGCAGCGTCCTTGGCTGCGAAAAAGGCCGGGGCGGATGTAGTTTTGGTTGAAAAGACGGATTTGCTTTTAGGGCTTGGAAATGTGGGCGGTATCATGCGCAACAATGGAAGATATACGGCAGCCGAGGAAAATATTGCGCTTGGAGCAGGAGAATTGTTTGCAATTACCGATGCACTGAGTCGGCATAAAAATGTAGATTTTCCCGGACATCGGCATGCGAGCCTGTATGATGTCATTAAAGTGGAGCCGCATGTAAGGCGGTTTCTTGAAGAGCAGGGGATTGAAATACATACGATTGCAAGAGCGATTGATGTCGAGTTACAGGCCTCTTCCGCTGGAAGCAGTGCACAGGAACAGAAAAAATGTCTTAAGAGCATTACTTTGGCAGATGGGACTATATTGGAAGGAGACTTTTTTGTTGAATGTACCGGGTCTACCGGGCCGATGGGGAATTGTCTGACTTACGGAAATGGATGCTGCATGTGTATCCTGCGCTGTCCTTCATTTGGACCGCGTGTCAGTATTACACAAAAAGCAGGCTTGAACGATATTATGGGGCAGAGAAAAGATGGAGCGTTCGGTGCATTCAGTGGCTCCGGAAAATTAGAGAAGGAATCCTTATCCAGTGAAATTCAAAGAGAACTGAACGAAAAAGGGGTGGCGATCATTCCATTACCGCCTGAGCAGATTACAAAAGAAAAATTGGATTTAAAAGTATGTCAGCAATATGCATTGGAAGAATTTGCAGACAATATTGTTCTTTTGGACACAGGGTATGCAAAAATTATGACGCCTTTCTTTCCATTGGAAAAATTAAGAAGAGTGCCGGGCATGGAAAATGCACGCTACATTGATCCATACGCAGGAGGAAAGGGAAATTCGATCAGATATCTTTCTGTTGCAGAGAGAGAAAATAATATGATGGTAGACGGGATAGAGAACCTTCTTTGCGGAGGTGAAAAATCAGGCTTATTTGTTGGTCATACAGAAGCGATTACAACAGGAACGTTAGCCGGATACAATGCGGCGCGTCTGATAAAAGGGATGAGACCGTTAGAATTGCCGCCGCAGCTTGCATTGGGAGATATTATTTCTTATGCAAATGAAAAGATAAAAACAAAAGATGGTTTGATGAAACGCTATACTTTTGCCGGAGCGGAGTATTTTGAGCGGATGAAAGAAAAGGGGCTTTACACCACTGATAAAAAGACAATTCAAAAACGTGCCAAAAAATATGATTTAGCAAATATCTATAAAGAGAAAATACTGTAA
- a CDS encoding HAD family hydrolase encodes MNANYDIKLIALDMDGTLLNEQGRLSLSSRRVLEKVMEEGIHVVISTGRVFSALPEDVLDVDGMEYAITSNGANILKLKDQSTVYSNLIGEDNILEILPHIQDEDIMIEAFFDHDVVAERRCLENLQRYGMVTERSQIYTLSTRKPVENIEQVIKEKAGRMENINLIFSDKEKRAAYWRFFSKFPSITVTSSMPYNLEIGGATTSKADALQHLCGLLNVQHNQVMACGDSENDLAMLQFAGLSVAMANAAEPLKKIAHFITKTNREDGVAHAIQRFVIGQDE; translated from the coding sequence ATGAACGCAAATTATGATATTAAATTAATCGCATTGGATATGGATGGAACTCTATTAAACGAACAGGGGCGTTTGTCTTTATCCAGCCGAAGAGTTTTAGAAAAAGTCATGGAAGAAGGAATCCATGTGGTAATTTCTACCGGACGTGTATTTAGTGCGTTGCCCGAAGATGTATTGGATGTTGACGGCATGGAATATGCGATTACTTCAAATGGTGCCAATATACTAAAGCTGAAAGACCAATCGACGGTATATTCGAATTTAATCGGTGAAGACAACATCCTAGAGATTCTTCCGCATATTCAGGACGAAGACATTATGATAGAAGCCTTCTTTGACCATGACGTGGTTGCGGAGCGCAGATGTCTGGAAAATTTACAACGATATGGAATGGTGACGGAGCGATCACAGATTTATACCCTGAGTACAAGAAAGCCCGTGGAAAACATTGAGCAGGTTATAAAAGAGAAAGCCGGCCGGATGGAGAACATTAATTTAATTTTTTCAGATAAAGAAAAGCGTGCAGCGTATTGGCGATTTTTTTCAAAGTTTCCGTCTATTACGGTAACAAGCTCTATGCCGTATAATCTTGAAATCGGCGGTGCGACGACGAGCAAAGCGGATGCATTGCAGCACTTATGCGGTCTTTTAAATGTACAGCATAATCAGGTTATGGCATGCGGTGACAGTGAAAATGATCTGGCAATGCTTCAATTCGCAGGTCTTTCCGTTGCAATGGCAAATGCTGCAGAGCCATTAAAAAAAATTGCACATTTTATAACAAAAACCAATCGGGAAGATGGCGTTGCTCATGCGATTCAAAGGTTTGTGATTGGACAAGATGAGTAG